Part of the bacterium genome, ATGGAGCCCGTCCACCGGAAGCGGACGATTCGAGCGCCGCCGTCCTGGTCGATGGCGAGCGCGACCCGCGCCACCGGGCTTCGGAGGAGCTGACCGTCCTTGACCACGATATTGAGGGGCATGCCGGATTCGTGAATGTCGAAGTAGTCACCGTTCACGCCGGCAACGGCCCGGCTGCGTCGCGCCATCGAAGACACGGTTTCATCCACGCTCATGAGCCGGTCGCTGGCGAGCCCCATTCCCACGCGCACCGTGGGATTACCGAGATCGACGCGGAGGTGGTGGATGTTGAGGGGGCCCGCCGTGGTGGCGACCGCAAAATGGCTGTACTCGACGCCGGACGCGACGGGAACCGTGAGCCCCGAGGACCGCACGACCGTGGGCCAGAATCGCAGGGGACTCGCCGAGCCTGATCCGGGAAGGAGGATCAGGAAGAGCGTGATGCACAACATGCTGATGCGGCCGAGGGTGCGACTGTCCACGTCGATCCTAAGCTGCGATCCCTTCGCCGACGATGATTGTTTGGCGCCTTCAGTTCGACAGCCGGCCGCCGGTTCCTGCCGGATCCCGCCCTCAGGACGGCGGCGGAGGCCGCGTGGCGGCGACGTCGCGAATGTAGTCGGTAGCGATTCGGCCCACCACATGCCCGGTTTCTCGATCGGAGCGCTTTGTCCCCGGTACGCGGAACGAGTGATCACCTCCGGTCACCAAGTGCAGGCGGGCCAGCGGATGCAGTCTCGCGACCACCGCCTCCACAAGGTCGAGCCTGGCCAGGGGATCTCTGGTGCCCTGGATGAACAGCATCGGCACACGGATTTGAGGCAGATGAGCGTCACGGAGGCGGTCGGCGTTTCCGGGGGAATGCAGCGGATATCCGAAAAACACCAGGGCCGCCCCCGGGAAATGTTCTCCCTGCGCCGCCGCCAGCACGGAGGCCATCCGCCCCCCCAACGATTTGCCCCCCATGACGACCGGCAGCCCGGGATTGGGGGGCGAGAGTTGCTGGATCGCCGCCTTCCACGTTTCTAGGAGCACTGGGGCGGCGTCGGGGAAACGGCGGCGCGTCTCCATGTAGGGGAAATTGAACCGGAGCACCGAGATGCCCCCGGCCGCCAATGCTTCGGCAACTCCCGCCATGAACGGATGACTCAGGCCCGCCCCCGCCCCATGGGCGATCGCGGAGGCGGCCACCGGTTGGGTGGCGTGGGTCCAGACGCCGGACACCGAGACCCCGGCCGCGTCAAACCGAAAGGGCTCCTCTTTACGTACGTCCTGCCGCCGTGCGCCAGCCCGCGTCCCCAACCGTCGTTTCGACGAAGGCGGCATTCGCCGCCAGCAGCTCATCGAGCAGGGGGTCGACAATCGCCGGATCGTGGACCACGGGGTCGATGGCCATCGCCGCCCGCGCCGGCTCCCGCCGCCCGGTCAGGGCCGCCTCGACCACCAGCTCCTGCCAGGCGACGTGGGGCGCGAGGGCCGCGTACAGTGGTTGCGGCAGCGCGCCGACGGCGATGGGGCGAACGCCTAGCGCGTCCACCTCCGCGGCAGATTCCACGACCACATCGCGGGGGAGCGCGTCGATCTGGCCCACGTTCGGCGCGTTGACGATGAACCGGCCGGTGGGGCCGCCGGCCAGTGCGGCCACGACGGGCGCCAGCGTTTCGTCTGAGTGCACGAGCTCAACAGGTCCGCCCTGGACTAACGCGTCCAGCCGCGCGCGCCTCGCCCGCGCGTTCTCGGTCCGGTGTTCGACCGTGGTGAGCAACACGCCATACCGGGTGCCGCGGCCGCTGGCCTCGCTGAGGAAGCTGGGGAAGAACTCCGCGAGGTGCCGGTCCCCAGCGCCGAACAACACGCCGAGCTGGTCGAAGAGCGACAGCTTCACCGCCAGCCGGTCCAGGAAGACGTCGCGGTGCGGCTCTGGGACGTGATCGTTGACCAACTCGAACGGGGTGTGGTCGCTCAGCCATGCGCGAAGCCTCGACGCACCATCCGCATCGCCGACGCGGAAGCGCACGATCGCCGGCAGGTGGTTGATGCCGGCGACCTCGACCGTAATCGTGTCCGCCGGCACCTTGAGCAGCGGGGCGAGGCGGTGGCGGCGAAAGAGGTCGACTTCATGGCACAGGCCGACGGTCCGGATCGCGGTGGCCCGCGTCACGCCGCGGCAGATCGTGGTCATCGGGTTGGTCAGATTCAGCAGCCAGGCGTCGCGGCACAGACGCTCCATCTCGCGGGCGACCTGGACGGCGAATGGAATGTGCCGCAGCGCTCGTGCCAGCCCACCCGGCCCGGACGTGTCCCCGACCGGCTGGTAGATCCCGTACCGTTCCGGGATCGCGAGGTCGTTGCGTACGGCTCGGAGCCCGCCGATCGCCACGCACAGGATCACGAACCGGGCCCCAAGCAGGGCGTCTTCGCGATCGGGCGTGGCCCTGATCCGGATCCGCGACTGCGCCTCCTGGATAATCCGCTGGGACGCGCGAGTGGCCAGCGCCAGCGCATCGGCGTCGATGTCGTGGAGCACCAGCTCCGCCCCGTCCAGCGTGTGGTTGAGCACCATGTCGGTCAGGAGCATCGTCGTCCACTGGACGCTGCCGCCTCCGATAAACGCGATCTTCACGGACATCCTCCTCCGCTCGTGATGTGGCTTCGAGGCGAGATCCCCACGGCTTGGCCGTCGCGCCGGGCGACCGTCATCGACCCGCCTAACCTCTCAGCCCGGTTGTGCTGATGCCCTGTACCAGGTAGCGCTGGAACAGCACGAAGATGACGAACACCGGCACGAGCGACAGCGCGGACATCGCGAAGATGGCTCCCCAGTCCGTCGCACCCGCCGGATCGGCGAACGCCCTCAACGCGACCGAGATCGTGTAGAGCTTGGGATCGTTCAGGTAGATGAGGGGGCTGAAGAAGTCGCCCCAGGTGAAGTAGAACGAAAAGATCGCCGCCGCGACCAGCACCGGGGTGATGAGCGGGAGGATCACCCTGAAGAAGATCCCAACCTTGCCGCAGCCGTCGATCGCCGCCGCGTCGTCGAGCTCGGCGGGGATGCCGCGGATGAACTGCATGATCATGAAGATGAAGAACGCCTGGCCGCCGAACCGCGGGAGCAGGAGGGGCAGAAAGGTATTGAGCCACCCCAGCTTCGTGAAGACGATGTATTGAGGGATGATCTGCACCTGAACCGGCAGCAGCAGGGTGGACATCATGACGCCGAACCAAAACTGCCGCCCCACGAACTGGGTTCGGGCGAAGCCGAAAGCCACGACGGCCGACGACCCCACGGTGAGGATCGTGCCGATGCCCGCGTAGAGGAACGAGTTCTTGTAGAAGGTGGCAAACGTCACGGACCCAAACCCCGCCCAGCCGCGGACGTAGTTCTCGGGCGTCGGGATCTTCGGGATCAGAGAGGACACGTTGGTCCAGATCTCCGACGGACCTTTGAACGAGCTGGCCACCAGCCATATGAGCGGGTAGAGCATCACCAACCCGAACCCGATCATGAACCCATGGTAGGTGAGGCTCCGGGCTAGGGCGCGGAGGGGCGCGGCCTGCGGCCGGGCCACGCCGTGCGGGGTGGACTTGGCGGTCGCCACGGATGCCATGCCTCTTATGCTTCCTCCTGAGCGTAAAAGACCCAGTAGCGCGACGACTTGAAGATCAGCGCGGTGAGGAGGGCGACGACCACGAGCAGCACCCACGCCATGGCGGCGGCGTACCCCATCTCGAAGTCCCTGAACCCCTTTTGATAGAGGTACAGCGGATAGAACAGCAGCGTGTCGAGGGGCGACCCCGTACCGTTTGAGATGATGAAT contains:
- a CDS encoding carbohydrate ABC transporter permease — its product is MIGFGLVMLYPLIWLVASSFKGPSEIWTNVSSLIPKIPTPENYVRGWAGFGSVTFATFYKNSFLYAGIGTILTVGSSAVVAFGFARTQFVGRQFWFGVMMSTLLLPVQVQIIPQYIVFTKLGWLNTFLPLLLPRFGGQAFFIFMIMQFIRGIPAELDDAAAIDGCGKVGIFFRVILPLITPVLVAAAIFSFYFTWGDFFSPLIYLNDPKLYTISVALRAFADPAGATDWGAIFAMSALSLVPVFVIFVLFQRYLVQGISTTGLRG
- a CDS encoding alpha/beta family hydrolase, coding for MSGVWTHATQPVAASAIAHGAGAGLSHPFMAGVAEALAAGGISVLRFNFPYMETRRRFPDAAPVLLETWKAAIQQLSPPNPGLPVVMGGKSLGGRMASVLAAAQGEHFPGAALVFFGYPLHSPGNADRLRDAHLPQIRVPMLFIQGTRDPLARLDLVEAVVARLHPLARLHLVTGGDHSFRVPGTKRSDRETGHVVGRIATDYIRDVAATRPPPPS